TGTGCAGCACTCTTTTAATTCACTTTCATTACAAGGAGAAAAAGAAAGTAAGCTGGTGCTGGTAAAGGTAGATGGAATGGAGGAAGCAGAACAATCCGAAGCACCTGGTGTATACGAAGACAGCCATATGAGAAATTTCAGGAGTAACATAGTCAACGGTAAAATTTAACCAGGCAAGAAATGAGCAAAGCGCAGATACTTCTTCGTTTAATAAGATTTACGTATAACTACAAGGCAAGCATCCTATTGTTGGTGATCCTGGGTTTTTTAAGTGTTGGTTTCAGCGTGCTTCAGCCCCTGCCTGTGAAGTACATAATTGATAATGTGCTTTCAAATCATCCACTTCCTGAAAATTTGAGAAGTTTATTCTTGTATTTTGGAGAGGTTCCTGGCGATAAACAATTACTTCTCATTCTAGTAATTGCTTCTGTTTTAATGGTTATAGGAACGTCTGTTTTATCTTATATATCTACCGCTGTTACCACTAAAGTTTGCCAAAGGCTAGTTTATGATTTCTCCGTGGCTCTGTTCGATAAAATGCAGAAGCTTTCCCTTTCTTTTTTTTCTAAGAACAACGTGGGTGACTTGATGGCGCGGCTTTCGGGTGATACGTATGTCATCTATTCTGTTGTTGGAGGTATCATGTTGCCAACTATACTTTCTGTTACATCACTCGTGTCTATGTTTTACGTGATGTACACAATCAATTCAGGTCTTGCATTATTAGCAATTTCCACCGTTCCTCTTTTTGCTATTCTTTTATTTGTTTTCAATAAACCAATGACCCACACCTCTACTTATCAATCTGTAGTGTCAGGTCATCTCTGGTCGTTTATGCAGCAAAGCTTATCTGCAGTAAAAGTTATACAAGCTTACTCAAGAGAAAGCTTTACACGCGAACAATTTAAAAAGCAGAGTCATCAATACAATCAAGCCTCTTTGGCAAACACCAGGATCGGCATGGTGTACAATGGGTTGATTGGTATTGTTACCGGAATTGCTACGGCCATTGTTATTGGTATTGGAGGGTACAAAGGATTGAATGGAGAAATAACCACGGGAGAACTATTTCTTTTTATTAGTTATATCGGTAGCCTATTCGGACCTGTGAATTCTTTGGCTAGTATAATTGTTTCTTCATTTTCAATCACAGCAAGAGCAAAAAGAGTATTTGAGATACTTGACTCAGAGGAGGTAGTAAGTGAAAAATCTGATGCTGTAGAATTAACAAGTATAGAAGGACATGTGGAGTTGCGCAATGTTTCATTTGGTTATGGTATCAAACATGATGCAAGCGCCATTTTGAACAACTTCAATTTAGAAGTAGACGCTGGAAAAGTAGTGGCAATTGTAGGTCCAACAGGCGCTGGTAAAACATCAATGATTTCTTTGCTTCTACGCTTCTATGATCCATGGGAAGGCGATGTATTTATTGACGGCAAAAATCTAAAGGATGTTACTTTATCGTCACTAAGAAGAAATATTACTCTTGTTCTGCAGGATGCTTTCATCTTTCCAATATCTGTTGCAGATAATATTGCTTTTGGAAAACCAGGGGCAGCAAGAGATGAAATAATAGCTGCAGCAAAAGCTGCTCAGGCTCATGAATTCATAAGCAGGCTACCTGAAGGATATGATACAGTGGTTAGTGAAGGCGGCTTATCCTTGTCGGGTGGAGAGAAGCAACGTTTATCATTAGCAAGAGCATTCTTGAGAGATAGTCCAATTCTGATCTTAGATGAACCCACATCAGCAATGGACGTTCAAACAGAAGCCAAAATTTTTAAAGCTTTATCTACTTACTCAGCAGGGAGAACAGTATTTATAATATCACACCGCCTTTCCACGGTGCGACATGCTGATATGATCATTTCAATAAAAGATGGAGTGATTGTAGAAAAAGGAAATCATGAAACTTTATTACAAGGGGGGAAAGTGTATGCGGAATTTTATAAACATCAAGGCGTTGCCGGCTAATTCTAAATAAGATGAGTAAATTAAGAATCGTTGTCGGAGGCTATATTGCCTCTTACTGTACCTCTGGCGTTACATGGGATTACGTACAGTATCCCGTTGGGCTGCAGTTACTAGGGCACGACGTATATTACATTGAGGATACTTTGGGCTACCATTGCCACTTTGACCCTAAGTACTCGTGGGATGATCCTACACCCGTTGTTAATTATCTTAAAGAAACAATGACTTTCTTCGGAATGAGCGAACGGTGGGCTTATAGAGACGCCGTTTCTGGAAAGTGTTTTGGTTTATCCGAAGAAAAGCTCCTGGAAGTATGCGCCTCGGCTGACGTGTTCATCAATGTATCATGTTCTACATTTCTTCGTGAGGAATATCTAAAAATTCCCACACGAGTTCTGATCGACAGTGATCCAATGTTCACCCAGATTCCTAATAATGAAAATCCCTCGCAAGTTGAAGCTATTCAAGCATCATTCAAAAATTATACTCACCTTTTCTCCTTCGGCGAAAACATCATGGCGGAAGACTCAAAAGTTCCTACCTATAGTTTTAAGTGGTACTCAACCAGGCAGCCCGTATGTCTAGATTACTGGGCAAATCAGCACGTAGTAAATAAGAAAACATTTACAACAATAATGAATCTTTCTGCTAGGAAAAAAATTCAATACGACAACGAAGAATGGGGCCAAAAAGATTTGGAATTAGAGAAGGTTGTGCAGATACCTGAATTGTGTCAAACGGGTTTCTTCGAGATGATATTATCTTGTTCTGTAAACAACAGGAACGACGGTGAGCACACCTGGTTAAGACAGAACGGATGGAAAATACTCAAAGCTGTGGAAACGATAGGCCAAATACATGATTACAGCGCCTTCATTAAAAATTCGTATGCAGAGTTTTCTGTTGCTAAACATACTTATGTGAAAGCCAATACGGGATGGTTTAGTTGTCGGTCCGCCTGCTATTTGGCTGCGGGGAAACCTGTCATTGTTCAGGATACAAAATGGTCCAAATATATACCAGCGGGGGAAGGGGCTCTTGCATTTGACTCTATATCAACCGCTAAAACTGCGGTGGACGATGTTCTGTGCAATTACGAAAAACATAAGAAACGGGCTAAGGAAATAGCTTATGAGTATTTTGATAGTCAAAAAGTGCTAAATCGAATGCTAGAAGATTTAAATTAAAGTTATGGACAAACATGATCATCTTTTTCACCTTTTGGAACCCGGTAAGCTGCTCCTGGCTGACGGTTCAATGCAAGTGGTGCCTGCGAACATAGAAGTCGGAGAAGACACAAAAGCGGACTCAGCGTCTATTTTTAAAAACTTTTTTTCGAAGCTTCCCGTTGGACTACGGGTAGGAAGCAACGTAACCTTCTTTCGTTCTTATTTGGCGACTGAAGAAGCCGGCTACATCCAAATTGGTGACTATACTTTTATGTCTAACGCTTCAATTGCATGTAATAGTGAAGTTGTCATCGGGAGCTACGTGTTTATAGCAGGGGGAGTTAACATAGTCGACACAGATTTTCATCCAGTAGCACCAGCTGCTCGTTTGGCCGATACAATAGCTATTTCCACTGTCGGCAAAAGAAATCTGAGGCCGCACTTTAAGTCTTACCCCGTTTTAATTGAAGATGACGTTTGGATTGGTTATAACGCCACCATACTAAAAGGGGTGACAATTGGCAAAGGGGCCATTATTGAGCCAGGATCTGTTGTTTCAAAAGATGTTCCTGCAGGTGCTGTTGTATCAGGAAATCCAGCCATTGTAATAAATGATGTTTATGCATAAAAATATTGCTCAAAACCTGCTTTGTAACGAGCAGGGTGAATTGTCCATTGAGTATGATTGGTATCCTGCCCCTTTGCCTAAAAATATTCATCTGGACGAGATGACATATCCAGATACGGCCTATTCATTTGCTACTTTTCATTCGGAAAAAAAGGATGGGTTTAAGTTAGGGTATGCCAGCGGCAATTATGGTCATAGTATCATTATGGCTGGAAAGAGCGGAGTAATTAATGTGGGTAAGTATGTAGTCTTGGAGTGTACTAATTTAATATCTAATTCATCGATCTTTATAGGGGACCATTGCATGTTCTCATGGGGCTCAATTGTAACCGACTCATGGTTAAATCTACAGTCAAGTTCTATAGGAACGAGGAGAGAAATGTTGAAAGAAGCTGCCCATTCCAAGACACGACATGTAGAATTCTTACATCCAAAACCAGTAATCATTGAAGAAAATGTCTGGGTAGGTTTCGATGCTATTATCATGCCGGGTGTTCATCTAGGACGAGGATGTATTGTTGGATGCAAAGCAGTTGTACGGGAGGACGTTCCGCCTTACGCAGTAGTTACGGGCAACCCAGCTAGAACTATTAAATATCTGGAGGCGAATGATACAGATGAAGCTAAACAAGAGGCTTTAAGAACTTTGTTAGTAGTTTGATATGAAAAAAATTCTTGTACTTGGCTACATAATCAGAGCTCCCTTTGGGGGACTTTGCTTTCATCATTTGCAGTACTTGTTAAGCTTAAAGAACTTGGGTCATGAAGTGCTTTTCTATGAGGACAGTGATGACTATCCAGGCTACTACAATAGCCAATCTATAGAAATAGCCAAACATTTAGGCTTCGACTTTATTAATAAGCTTTTTGCGTACTACGGTCTAGAAAATAAATGGGTTTTCTTTGATTCAGGAGTTAATGTTTGGCATGGTTTGTCACGAAACACATTCCTTAACTTTTGTTCTCAGGCTGACATAGTTCTAAATCTTTCTGGAGTTAATGTGTTGAGGGAATGGTGGTTGAAAATTCCTGTAAGGGCTTTTGTTGATACAGATCCTGTCTTCACTCAAATAAAAAATATTACGGATCCAAAGTTTAAAGAACTTGCTGCTGCACATACATGTCATTTTTCTTTTGGTGAGAATATTGGCAGGAATACTAGCTTGGTTCCTGATGATGGGTTTGATTGGAAAGAAACACGGCAACCAGTTGGAATTGAAATTTGGAAAGTAGCGACAGCGGTGAATTGTGGTCGGTGGACTACAGTTTTACAGTGGGATGCATATGATAAGTGCGAATATAGCGGAGAGATTTATGGGATGAAAAGTGCCTCCTTCAACAACTTTATAGATCTGCCGGCAAGAACGGGTGAGAAATTTGAACTAGCTATCAAGGCTGATGAAAAGACAATTATTTGGTTAGAAAATGCCAACTGGTT
This region of Aridibaculum aurantiacum genomic DNA includes:
- a CDS encoding ABC transporter ATP-binding protein, producing MSKAQILLRLIRFTYNYKASILLLVILGFLSVGFSVLQPLPVKYIIDNVLSNHPLPENLRSLFLYFGEVPGDKQLLLILVIASVLMVIGTSVLSYISTAVTTKVCQRLVYDFSVALFDKMQKLSLSFFSKNNVGDLMARLSGDTYVIYSVVGGIMLPTILSVTSLVSMFYVMYTINSGLALLAISTVPLFAILLFVFNKPMTHTSTYQSVVSGHLWSFMQQSLSAVKVIQAYSRESFTREQFKKQSHQYNQASLANTRIGMVYNGLIGIVTGIATAIVIGIGGYKGLNGEITTGELFLFISYIGSLFGPVNSLASIIVSSFSITARAKRVFEILDSEEVVSEKSDAVELTSIEGHVELRNVSFGYGIKHDASAILNNFNLEVDAGKVVAIVGPTGAGKTSMISLLLRFYDPWEGDVFIDGKNLKDVTLSSLRRNITLVLQDAFIFPISVADNIAFGKPGAARDEIIAAAKAAQAHEFISRLPEGYDTVVSEGGLSLSGGEKQRLSLARAFLRDSPILILDEPTSAMDVQTEAKIFKALSTYSAGRTVFIISHRLSTVRHADMIISIKDGVIVEKGNHETLLQGGKVYAEFYKHQGVAG
- a CDS encoding acyltransferase, whose protein sequence is MDKHDHLFHLLEPGKLLLADGSMQVVPANIEVGEDTKADSASIFKNFFSKLPVGLRVGSNVTFFRSYLATEEAGYIQIGDYTFMSNASIACNSEVVIGSYVFIAGGVNIVDTDFHPVAPAARLADTIAISTVGKRNLRPHFKSYPVLIEDDVWIGYNATILKGVTIGKGAIIEPGSVVSKDVPAGAVVSGNPAIVINDVYA
- a CDS encoding acyltransferase, whose protein sequence is MHKNIAQNLLCNEQGELSIEYDWYPAPLPKNIHLDEMTYPDTAYSFATFHSEKKDGFKLGYASGNYGHSIIMAGKSGVINVGKYVVLECTNLISNSSIFIGDHCMFSWGSIVTDSWLNLQSSSIGTRREMLKEAAHSKTRHVEFLHPKPVIIEENVWVGFDAIIMPGVHLGRGCIVGCKAVVREDVPPYAVVTGNPARTIKYLEANDTDEAKQEALRTLLVV
- a CDS encoding glycosyltransferase family 1 protein, yielding MKKILVLGYIIRAPFGGLCFHHLQYLLSLKNLGHEVLFYEDSDDYPGYYNSQSIEIAKHLGFDFINKLFAYYGLENKWVFFDSGVNVWHGLSRNTFLNFCSQADIVLNLSGVNVLREWWLKIPVRAFVDTDPVFTQIKNITDPKFKELAAAHTCHFSFGENIGRNTSLVPDDGFDWKETRQPVGIEIWKVATAVNCGRWTTVLQWDAYDKCEYSGEIYGMKSASFNNFIDLPARTGEKFELAIKADEKTIIWLENANWLTVGSLIPTKDSWSYQLYIAESKAEWSIAKQGYVKTRSGWFSERSLSYLASGKPVVVENTGFSDFLPVGEGVFCFSTLEEAVEHIARVNKEYARQCGNARTFVEEHFEGKSVLMSLLNRLS